The DNA sequence AGGCGGATCTGCTCGACCTGATCTGCCAGCAGCGCTTTGCCGCCGTCATGCTCGACACGGCCGACAAGCGCGGCGGCACGTTGCTGCAGCGGGTGCCGGCGGCGGCGCTGGCGGGGATGGTTGCCCAGGTGCGCCGGCACGGTGGCCTGGCCGGGCTGGCCGGTGCGCTGCAGTGCGAGGATCTGCCCGCGCTGCATGCGCTGTCGCCGGATTTCGCCGGCTTCCGCTCGGCCGTGTGCGCCGGGGACCGCCGTCTGGGCATCGACGACACCCGCCTGCGGCGCCTGACCGGGCTGGTGCCGGATCAGGACACCGGGCGGTCGTGGCGGCCGGCCAGCCTGGGCGCGCGGCCCAGCAGCAGCGCCCGCAGATCGTCGAGCTGGTAGCCGCCCAGCACATCGATCGGCAGCCCGCCCTGCTGCGCCAGCGCGGCGAAGCGCCGGTCCAGCACCTCGGCCTCGACCAGCTGGCGCACGCTCATGTCGGCGTCGATGTCGCAGGCCTTCAGCACCACCAGCCGCTCGGCATTCAGCCGCTGGGCCAGCCCGAGCGCGATGCTGTCCGAGGTGACGTCCCAGTTGGTGTCGGCGTCCGGCTGGTGGCGCAGCAGCTCCAGCGGCATCCACAGCGCCACGCCACCGCGCCGCAGCACCAGCGGCACATCCGCCTCCCGGCTGACCGGCTGCAGCGCCGGACTCAGGCCGTGCAGCATGTAGGCGTTCTGGACCATCGCGAGGATGGCCATGTTGTGCGCCGGCAGGTCGTCCAGCGCCCAGCGGGTCTGCAGGCGCCGCACCTCGTCGGCCAGAAGCCCGCCGCCACACACCAGTGCAATGCGCCCACCGCCGAGCTGGGTGACCAGCGAGAGCCAGTCCGGCAGCCGTGGGTCGCTGCAGAAACTGCCACCGAGTTTGATGATCCACATCAGACGTTCCCCCTCGCGGCCTCGAACGGTTTCCCGGAATGATCATCTCGCCACAGGGCGGCGACGGCAACCCCGGGAGCACCCACCCGTGTCCAGTCGGCGAGGGTGGCGGGCGGGTCTGTGCCCAGCGTGGCGACATCGCGGCCGTAGTCGAGCACCGGATGCCCGCGCAGGGAGGCCTCCAGCACGGACGGCACGAGGAAGGCGCCGCAGCCCGCGGCGACGAGGTGACCGGCCTGCGCTGGCGTGCCGGCGTGGCGGTCCAGCACGCGCCGGACCTGCCCCGCGATCTCGGTGCACTGCGCCGCCCGCCAGGTGTGCGCGAAGGCCAGCCAGTCCGCATCGCTGCCGTCCCGCGCATCGCAGCCGACCAGCCGCGCCAGCCGCGCCCGGGTGGCGGGCAGCGACTTGTCGGCGCCATCGGCGGTGGGCTGCTGGTCGTGGGCGGGGTCGAGTTCGCCGGTGAGGCGGTAGACATCGGCGGTGGTGGCGAACCACTCGTTCATCACGTTGAGCGTCTGGCCCTGGAACACGGTGCGCGGTGCCAGCGCACACAGCGGTGTCCGCACGACGCCCTGATAGACCAGCTCGCCGCTGGCCAGCCGGTCCCGGTCGCTGAGGCTGTCGCCGAGCACGCGGCCCTGGTCGAAGGCGATCACGTCGGTGGTGGTGCTGCCGATGTCGATCAGCAGGCCGCGGCCGAGCCGGGCCGCCGTGTGCTGGGCGCAGGCGCGCCAGTTGGCCGAGGCGATCGCGGGCCAGTGCGCCGCGGCCTGCGCGGGCGCGACCCAGTGCTGCGGGCCGGCGTAGAGGTGCACTGGGCCGGGCAGGCAGGCCACCAGCGTCTGGCTGATCCGGTGCACGCCGTCGGCCCGGTCGGCGAACAGGTCGACCATCTCGCCGCTCATCGTCACGGCGTGCACGGCGCGGTCCATCGCCTGTGGCCAGCGCGCCCGTGCCTGGGCCAGGGCGTCCTCCAGATGCACCAGCCCCTGCCACAGCGGACAGGCCCACTGCGCCACGTCGCGCACCCGGCCCCCGTGCAGCCAGCAGGCCTTGAGGTGCGCGCCGCCGACGTCCCAGCCGATCACGTCCTGGGGCATGTCCGTGCCCCGGTCATCGGCAGGCACGGAGCACCTCGCTGGCCAGGTTGCGCCCGAGGGCGTCGGACAGTCCGGCGTAGGCATTGGTGACCCGCGCGTTGACCTCGATCGGGACCGGGCCGTGCTGTGCGTGCCAGACCAGATCGATGCCGACGAAGCCGCGCAGACCGGGCAGCGCTTCGGCGATGGCGTCGGCCATGGCCTGCAGCGCCGGCCAGCGCGGGTCCCGGGCATCGGCGCCGGTGTGCGTGACGCCGATGTAGTCGAGCCGGCCCGAGGCGCTGCAGTGCAGGTGCTGTCGGTTCAGGCTCAGCAGCGCGGGGCGCACGCCGGTGCCGCACAGCAGCGACAGGCTCAGCGCCTCGCCCTCGACCCAGGGCTGCAGCGTCACGCACGCGCCTGCGGCTGTCCGGCGGGCGGCGAGCGCCTGCGCCGCGCCGTGGTCGTCGAGCACCACGGTGTCGACCGCGCCCGCGCCCACATCCGGCTTGACCACCCAGCGCCGCGCCTGTCCGGGCGCGTCGAAGTCCCAGGGCGTGGGCAGGCCGGCGCTGGCCAGGCGGGCGAGGGTGCGTGTCTTGCTGGCGCTGGTGCGCAGCGCCGCGGCCGTGCTGCCCAGCCAGCGGGTCGGCGCGACCAGGGCACAGCAGGCCGACAGCAGGCCGTCGCTCTCCGGCGCGATCACCCAGACACCGTCGTGCCGGGCGGCCTGCTCGGCCAGGAAATCGAGTGCGGGTTGTCCGGGCCGGGCGCGCACGGGGTGCAGGCGTCCGCCGGGGTCGCGGTGGGCCGGCGCGCCCGCGCTGTCGGCGACGCGGACCTGGCCGATGCGGTCGGCCGGGAGCTGCAGCAGGTCCGCCGCCACGGCATCGCGCATGGCCACGCCGATCGGTTGCAAGGTGGCTTCGTCCGGGTGCCCCGGCATGCCGCCGGCGCTGACGAACTCGAAGACCAGTATCGTGTCAGCCATGGAATGGATCCCTGTCCTCGATGTGATGCAAGGCCGTGTGGTACGCGCCGTGCGTGGTGACCGCCGGTCCTACCAGCCGGTCGTGTCGGTGCTGTGCGCGGGCAGTGACCCGGTGACCGTCGCGCAGGCGCTGTGCCGCCACGCTGCGGCGTCCGTGCTCTACATCGCGGATCTCGATGCGCTGCAGGGCGGCGCGGTGCAGACCGACGTGCTGCGCGCCCTGGGTGCTGCGCTGCCCGGTGTGCGGTTCTGGCTGGACGCCGGTTTCGCGGACGTCGTGGCGGTCCGGGCGCTGCTGGCGCAAGTCGGGCCGGAGGTGGCCGCACGGATCGATCCGGTCTATGCCAGCGAGTCGCTGCGGGACACGCAGGCGCTGACCGAGCGGATCGACGCGGCCGACCGGCCGGGCCTGCGCGCGATCCTGTCGCTCGACCGGCGCGACGGGCAGCGGCTCGATCCGGCCGGGTGCTGGGAGCAGCCCGCGCGGTGGCCGGCCCGGGTGATCGTGATGACGCTGGAGCGCGTGGGCGCCCACACCGGGCCGGACCTGGACACGCTGGCCGAGGTGCAGCGCCGCGCGCCCGCCGCCCGGCTCATCGGCGCGGGCGGCGTGCGCGGTGTCGACGATCTGCAGGCGGCGGCGCAGGCGGGCGCGGTGGCCTGGCTGGTGGCCAGCGCCTTGCACGACGGCCGCCTGCCACCCGTCAGGGCGCAGGGCGGCGGAGGGTGCGGACCGGGAGCGTGAGCGCATGGCGCCATCGCAATCAGGTTTCATGCCACGCCCGCCACGGCGTTCCAGCCTGTTCCAGCGGGCAGCTTGCTGCTGAAACGCCACACTCTGTCGCGGGTCCGGACCGTGGAAGGGGCTGCCGCAGCCCGGTCGGGGTGGCATGCCGATTGCCTTTGCGATCGGCATGCGCCTTGATCCGAGCCCTGTCTGGACCTGTCCCTTCTGCCCGCTGCTGTGCGATGACCGGCCGGCGAGTGCGCCCGGCTGCGCCCTCGCCGAGGCGGGCCTGCAGGCGTGTCGGTGGCCGGTGGGCGCCGCGTGCCCGGCAGCGCGCATCGACGGCCAGCCCGCCACGCTGGAGGCGGCGCTCGCGGCGGCAGCGCAGCGCCTGGCCCGCAGCCGCCAGCCACTGATCGGCGGCTGGGGCACCGATGTCGCTGGCGCCCGCGCGCTGACCACGCTGGCCGAGGCGACGGGTGCGTTCTGTGACGCCGCGGCCGGCGAGGCGCTCAGCCAGACCTTGCGCGTGCAGCAGGACCGCGGCGGCTACACCACCACGCTGGCCGAAGTGCGCGAACACGCCGACCTGATCGTGATGGTCGGGCGCGGAGTGCTGACACGGGCGCCGCGGCTGCTGGAGCGGGTGCTCGACGGCCGGGCCACGCCCCCGCAGATCGTCCACCTGGATGCGCCGGGGGAGCTGCCCGACACGCTCGTGCGGCTGCACCTGCTGGTGGCCGAGAAGACACCCGCAGCGGCCGAGGCCCTGGCGTCCCCGGCGCTGGCCACGCTGGCCGCACAGCTGAAGGCGGCGCGCTACGCCGTGCTGGTCTGGGAACCGGCGCAGCTCGGTGCCCACGCGGCGCTGTGCATCGAGCGCCTGATGCAGCTCCTCCAGCGGCTGAACCAGACCACCCGCGCCGCCGGCCTGCCGATCGGCGGCGCGGACGGCGCGATGACCGCGCAGTACGTCCACGCCTGGCGCACCGGCCTGCCGCTGCGCAGCCGCCACGGCCCGCGCGGGCTCGAACACGATCCGCTGCGCTTCGGTGCCCCGCGGCTGCTGGCGGACGGCGCGGTGGATCTGCTGCTGTGGGTGGCAAGCTTTCCTGGGCAGGTGGTGGGTGGGGTGCCGGCCGCGGCCGGGTTGCCGCGCATCGTGCTGGGTTTGCCGGCGCTGGCGGCGCAGCTGGGTGACGCCCGGCACACGGTGTTCATTCCGGTGGCGACGCCGGGCGTTCACGCCGACGGGCACCTGTTCCGCGTGGACGGCGCTGTGCTGATGCCGCTGCACGCCCTGCAGCACGACGGACTTCCCGGCGTGGCGGCGGTGGTGGACACCTTGACGCAGTCCCTGGCGCCGGGGAGGGCGGCGGCATGAGCACGATCCGGTTGCACGGTGGCCGCCTGCACGACCCGACCAACGGCGTCGACGGTGACGTGCGCGATCTCGTCGTCCGCGACGGGCGCATCGACCGGCTGGCGCCCGGTGAGCCAGCGGATGAATCGATCGACATCAGCGGCTGCGTCGCCATGGCCGGCGGCATCGACCTGCACACCCACATCGGCGGCGGCAAGGTGAACCTGGCCCGGCTGCTGCTGCCCGAACACCACCGCGGCGGCGGCGATGACCCGTGTCGCCACGTCACGCCCGGCACGCGCGACACCGGCCGGCGCTACGTGCAGATGGGCTACACCGCGGCGTTCGAGCCCGCGATGGTCGCCACCAACGCCCGCCACGCCCACATGGAGATGGGCGACACCCCCATCCTCGACCACGGCGCCTACGCGATGCTCGGCAACGACGAGCTGTTCCTGCAGATGCTGGCCGAGGGCGCCCACCCGGACGAGTTCCGCGACCTGATCGGCTGGACCTTGCACGCGACCAAGGCGATGGGCGTCAAGGTCGTCAACCCGGGCGGCATCTCGGCCTTCAAGTTCAACCAGCGCCGCCTGAACGTGGACGAGCCCCACCGCCACTGGCAGGTCACGCCGCGCCAGGTCGTCCACACGCTCGCCCGCGGATTGCACGCGCTCGGTGTGCCGCACCCGCTGCACATCCACGGCAGCAACCTCGGCGCGGCCGGCAACATCGCCTCGACGCTGGAGACCATCGACGCGCTCGAAGGGCTGCCCGCGCACCTGACCCACGTCCAGTTCCACGCCTACGGCAACGAGGGGCCGAAGAAGTTCTCGTCCGCTGCGCTGGCGCTGGCGGAGGCGGTCAATGCGCGGCCACAGCTCAGCGTCGATGTCGGCCAGATCATCTTCGGCCACACGGTCACCGCCTCCGGCGACACGATGCGCCAGTTCGCCAACGCCGGGCTGGCCAACCCGCGCAAGGCGATCTTCTCGGACATCGAGTGCGAGGCCGGCTGCGGCGTGGTGCCGTTCCGCTACCGGGAGGCGAGCTATGTGAATGCGCTGCAGTGGGCGATCGGGCTGGAGATCTTCCTGCTGGTGCGCAACCCGTGGCAGGTCGTGCTGACCACCGACCACCCGAACGGCGGCCCCTTCACCAGCTACCCGCACCTGATCCGGCTGCTGATGGACCGCTCCTTCCGCGAGGAACAATTGGCCAAGCTGCACCCCGAGGTCGCCCAGTTCAGCGCGCTGAAGTCGATCACCCGCGAGCTGACGCTGCAGGAAATCGCCATCCTGACCCGCGCCGCGCCAGCGAAGCTGCTCGGCCTGCGCGACCGCGGCCACCTGGGCGAGGGCGCGGCGGCCGACATCGCCGTCTACCGCGACGACGCCGACCGCGAGCGCATGTTCACCGCGCCCGAGCTGGTCTTCAAGGACGGCGTGCTCGTCTCCCGCGCTGGCCGCCTCACCGCCGAGCCAGTCGGCGGCACGCACTTCGTCGCGCCCGACTACGACCTGTCGTTTGCCCAGACGCTGCGCCGCCGCCACGCCCGCCACGGCTCGGTCAATCCCGACCACCTGGTCATTGGCCACGACGAGCTGTGCGCCTGCGGGCGGGGCGGGGCGCTGCTGCCGGTGGCGTGTCTGCAAGGTCAGGATCGGGGCGCGCCATGACGGTCCTCATCGACGACACCTTCGCCGAAGCCTTTCCGATGAAGGCGACCCGGCTGCTGATCACCGCGCACAACCTCACCTGGGCGCGCCACGCCGCCGTCGCCGCCACGGGCTTCGCCACCTCGGTGATCGCCTGCGGCTGCGAGGCGGGCATCGAGCGTGAACTGTCCGCCGACGAGACGCCCGACGGCCGGCCGGGTCTGGCGGTGCTGCTGTTCGCGATGAGCGGGAAGGAGCTGGCCAAGCAGGTCGAACGCCGGGTCGGGCAGTGTGTGCTGACCTGCCCGACCACGGCGGTGTTCGCCGGGCTGCGCGAGGGCGAGCCGATCGCGCTGGGCAAGAACCTGCGCTTCTTCGGCGACGGCTGGCAGCAGTCGAAGGTGATCGGTGGTGTGCGCTACTGGCGCGTGCCGGTGATGGACGGCGAGTTTGTGGCGCAGGAGACGACACCAGTGGTCAAGGGCGTCGGTGGCGGCAACCTGCTGTTCCTGGCGCGTGACACCGACGCCGCGCTCGCCGCGGCCGAGGCGGCGGTCACGGCGATGCGGCGGCTGCCGGACGTGATCCTGCCGTTCCCGGGTGGTGTGGTGCGCTCGGGCTCGAAGGTGGGCAGTCGGTATCCGGTGCTGATGGCGTCCACCAACGACGCCTTCTGTCCGACGCTGCGCGGGCTGGCCAAGCGCAGCGAACTCGACGAGCGCATCGGCTGCGTGATGGAAATCGTCATCGACGGGCTGAGCGAGGCGGCGGTGGCGGAGGCCATGCGGGTCGGCATCGAGGCCGGTGTGGCGCTCGGCACCGCGGGCGGGCTGCTGAGGATCTCTGCTGGCAACTACGGCGGCAAGCTCGGGCCGTTCCACTTTCACCTGCACCACCTCTACCGGGTGACGCCATGAGCGGCCATCGACTCACCTTGCGCCAGACGCCCGCGCTGCGGCTCGATCTGCGCGGCGTGCTGCCCGACACGCTGGCGGGCCTGTCCGTCGCGGAGGTCGAACGCCTGCCGCTGGCCTGTGGCCGCGACCTCGTGCCGCTGGCCGAGTGGTTCACGGTCGAGGCGACTCCGACCGCCGACGCTGACACCGTGGCGGCGCTGCACCTCGTCGGCGACCTGTCCCGGGTCGATCACATCGGCCACCAGATGGCGTCCGGACGGCTGCGCATCGACGGTCCGGTCGGCGATGGCCTGGGGGTGCAGATGCGCGGCGGGGTGATCCGGCTGCACGGCTCGGCGCGCGATCAGGTCGGCTGCGAGATGAGCGGCGGCGAGCTGCACATCGACGGCGACATCGGCGACTTCGCCGCGTCGACGCTGCCCGGCAGCATGGACGGCATGCGCGGCGGGCTGCTGGCGGTGTGCGGCTGTGCGGGCGACCGGCTCGCCGACCGGATGCGGCGCGGCACGGTCCTCGTCGGCGGCGCGGTCGGTGATTTCGCGGCGTCGCGGCTGGTGGCGGGCACGGTCGTGCTCGGCGGGCGCTGTGGCGTGCATCCGGCCTGGGGCATGCGCCGGGGCAGCGTGCTGTTCGCGGATCCGACGGTGGCGCCGATGTCGCTGCCCGGCTTCGTCACTGGCGGGGGCGAGATGGCCGTCGCGTGGCAACTGATGGCGCGTGACCTGGCGCGCCACACCGATTTCCCCGCGCTCGCCGACCTGCCGCGCCGCGCCGTTCACCGCCTGCGCGGGGATCTGGCGGTCGATGGCATGGGCGAGCTGCTCTTTGTCACCTGATCTGCACCTGAAAGGAAATTCATCCGATGTCACTGCCGTACACCTTCCATGCCGGCGAAGCCACCGTGCTGGCCGCCGAGGGCCAGTTCACCGACGCGATGCCCGAGATCCTGATCGGCCGCGTCGACGGCCCGGTCGGGCAGGCCTTCGCCAACATGATGGCGCAGAGCAAGGGCCACACCGCGATGTTCGCGATCCGCGCCTGCAACCAGCTCGTGCGCCCGGCGACCATCACCGTTCCGAAGGTCACGCTCAAGGACATGGCCAACATCGACCTGTTCGGCGGCGTGGTCCAGAGTGCGACCGCCGATGCGGTGCTCGACTGCGTGATCGAGGGTCTGATCCCGAAGGACCTGGTCAACGAGCTGTGCATCATCAGCCTGGTGTGGATCGACCCGCGCTGCGCCAAGGATCCGAGCCTCGACAAGCGGGACATGTACCGCACCAACTACGAGGCGACCAAGCTGGCGCTGCGGCGCGCGCTGAACCACGAGCCGACGATCGACGAGCTGATCGCCAACCGGCATGCGATCCGGCACGACATGGACGACTGGACCTGAGCTGACACGGCGGGGTCGCGCGCTCGGGGCATGATGGCGCCATGCTGCAGATTGCCCTTTTCGACCTCGACCACACGCTGATCCCGTTCGACACCGGACTCGCCTGGACCGATTTCCTGATCGCCCGAGGTGTGTTCGACGACGCCGTGCGCGTGACCTACCTCGACCACTGCCGCCAGTACGCCGCCGGCACGCTCGACATCCGCGAGATGCAGCGCGCCAACGTCGGCGCGTTGCGCGAGGTGCCGCCGGCCGACGTGGCGCGCTGGATCGACGACTTCCGCGAACACCTCCGCCCGCGCGTCCCCGCGGCGACCCGTGCGCTGGTGGATGGCCACTGCGCGCGCGGCGACCTCTGCGCCATCGTCACCGCGACGCCGCGCTTCCTGGCCGAGCCGCTGGCGGCGCTGTTCGAGGTGCCGCACCTGCTGGCGAGCGAGTCCGCCGTCGATGCCCGCGGTCACCGGACGGGCGAGGTCGAGGGCGAGCCTTGTTACCGCGCCCACAAGATCGACCATGTGCAGCGCTGGCTGGCCGCGCGCGGGCACTCGCTGCAGACGGTGGGGCGGAGCTGGTTCTACTCGGATTCGGCGAATGACCTGCCGCTGCTGCAGGTGGTCAGCGATCCGGTGGCGGTGGCGCCGGATGCGCGGCTGCGGGCGCATGCGCTGGCGCAGGGCTGGCCGGTGATCGATCCGTCACCGCACTGCGGCTGAGTCGCGCGTGGCCGGGATCGTTTCCACCTCGAACCCGACCACGTTCCGGTCCTCGCGGCTGAACTCGACACCGATCAGGTGGATCGGTTCGCCGCGGTCACGGTATTTCCCGGCGTAGTCGCGGTCCTTGAGCTGCTGCAGCGCGTGGCCCTGGGGTGTCAGCTCGACGACCTTGAACTCGAACAGCCAGACCACGCCGCCGAACAGCACCGCCATGTCGATGCGGCCCTTGTTCGTCGTGTCCTCCACGCGGACATCGAGCCCGAGCGCGGCGAAGTGGCTGTAGAAGATGCTCGCGTAATAGCCTTCGAAGCCCGACAGCGCGTTGCGGCGGTACCAGTCGTGCGGGATGCTGGCGAAGAAGGCGTGGAACAGCGGGCGCAGCGCCGGCACATCCCCCGCCAGCAGCACGCGGTAGAGGCGGCTGATCTGCGGCTCGGGGATCTCGGCACTGCCCGACAGGTGGCGCAGCAGGCTGTCGTTCAAGCTGGCCTGGACCTCCAGATTGGGGTATTTCAGCGTCAGCTCGCGCCGCCCCGGGATCTCCCAGACGCTGTCGATCGTCAGGTAGCCGGCCTGGAACAGCAGCGCCTCGGGCTGCAGCGTCTCGACATCGAAGGTGGACAGCAGCGTGTCGGTGGCGACGATGCGGCCCAGGTCCGGGGTGAACGGGCGCCGGGCGGCGAGCAGGTCGACCAGGAACGTGGGCGTGCCGGTCTCGAACCAGTAGGGGCGGAATTGCCGGTTGCGGAACAGCAGCAGCAGGTCGAAGGGGTTGTAGACCGAGGTGCCGAGCCAGTTGTAGCCGTTGTACCAGCGGCGGATCTCCTCGCGGTCCAGCCCCGGCAGCTCCGGCGCGAACACGGTGTCCACGTCGTCGTCGGTGTAGCCGCACAGTGCGCTGTAGCGGGGGTCCAGCGTCAGGTCGGTCAGGTTGTTCAGGCCCGAGAACAGGCTGACCTTGCTGAACTTGCTCACCCCCGTCAGGAACACGAACTTCAGGTGCTCGTCGGTGTCCTTGAGCACCGCGTACACGTCCTTCAGCCCCTCGCGCATCTGGCGCGCCACCACCGGGTCGGTGATGTTGTCGAGGATGGGCTTGTCGTACTCGTCGATCAGCACCACCGCCCGCTCGCCGCGGCTGCGGTGCGCCTGCCGGATCAGGTCGGCGAAGTTGCCGGGCAGGTCATCGTCGGGCAGCCCGGCAGGCAGCGGCAGGCCGAGTGACTCCCGGTTGACACGCAGGTTGTCGCGGATGCGCTGGGCCAGCCCGGTGCCCGCGGGCGACACCCCACCCGAAAAGCTCAGGCGGATCACCGGGTAGCGGCGCGACCAGTCCCAGCGCGACTCGGCCGCCAGGCCCTCGAACAGTGGCCGATTCCCTTCGAACAGCTCCTTGAACGTGTCGATGAGCAGGCTCTTGCCGAAGCGGCGCGGGCGGCTCAGGAAATAGTGTGTCCCGGACTCGATCAGGTCCAGGATCAGCCCGGTCTTGTCCACGTAGTAACAATGTTCGCTGCGCAGCTTGGCGAGGCTTTGCAGCCCGACGGGCAGCTTGAGGCGAGGCAGTGCAGCGGCGGCGGGGGCATTCATCACTTCAGTTTAGACCAGCCTTGTGCGTCTTTACTCGACGAGCTCCAGG is a window from the Sphaerotilus montanus genome containing:
- a CDS encoding (5-formylfuran-3-yl)methyl phosphate synthase, whose translation is MKILVSVRDMAEAELAAAAGVGFIDLKEPSDGALGGLPVETIGPVVRRLRHLAPGVPVTATIGDWPAHALAAIRQRVLAVEACGVDHVKVGVVPGIGAAALVRALGWMASSGVPVVPVLIADDGVQADLLDLICQQRFAAVMLDTADKRGGTLLQRVPAAALAGMVAQVRRHGGLAGLAGALQCEDLPALHALSPDFAGFRSAVCAGDRRLGIDDTRLRRLTGLVPDQDTGRSWRPASLGARPSSSARRSSSW
- a CDS encoding aspartate kinase, producing MWIIKLGGSFCSDPRLPDWLSLVTQLGGGRIALVCGGGLLADEVRRLQTRWALDDLPAHNMAILAMVQNAYMLHGLSPALQPVSREADVPLVLRRGGVALWMPLELLRHQPDADTNWDVTSDSIALGLAQRLNAERLVVLKACDIDADMSVRQLVEAEVLDRRFAALAQQGGLPIDVLGGYQLDDLRALLLGRAPRLAGRHDRPVS
- a CDS encoding hydantoinase/oxoprolinase family protein, whose product is MPADDRGTDMPQDVIGWDVGGAHLKACWLHGGRVRDVAQWACPLWQGLVHLEDALAQARARWPQAMDRAVHAVTMSGEMVDLFADRADGVHRISQTLVACLPGPVHLYAGPQHWVAPAQAAAHWPAIASANWRACAQHTAARLGRGLLIDIGSTTTDVIAFDQGRVLGDSLSDRDRLASGELVYQGVVRTPLCALAPRTVFQGQTLNVMNEWFATTADVYRLTGELDPAHDQQPTADGADKSLPATRARLARLVGCDARDGSDADWLAFAHTWRAAQCTEIAGQVRRVLDRHAGTPAQAGHLVAAGCGAFLVPSVLEASLRGHPVLDYGRDVATLGTDPPATLADWTRVGAPGVAVAALWRDDHSGKPFEAARGNV
- a CDS encoding ATP-grasp domain-containing protein, translating into MADTILVFEFVSAGGMPGHPDEATLQPIGVAMRDAVAADLLQLPADRIGQVRVADSAGAPAHRDPGGRLHPVRARPGQPALDFLAEQAARHDGVWVIAPESDGLLSACCALVAPTRWLGSTAAALRTSASKTRTLARLASAGLPTPWDFDAPGQARRWVVKPDVGAGAVDTVVLDDHGAAQALAARRTAAGACVTLQPWVEGEALSLSLLCGTGVRPALLSLNRQHLHCSASGRLDYIGVTHTGADARDPRWPALQAMADAIAEALPGLRGFVGIDLVWHAQHGPVPIEVNARVTNAYAGLSDALGRNLASEVLRACR
- a CDS encoding HisA/HisF-related TIM barrel protein, translated to MEWIPVLDVMQGRVVRAVRGDRRSYQPVVSVLCAGSDPVTVAQALCRHAAASVLYIADLDALQGGAVQTDVLRALGAALPGVRFWLDAGFADVVAVRALLAQVGPEVAARIDPVYASESLRDTQALTERIDAADRPGLRAILSLDRRDGQRLDPAGCWEQPARWPARVIVMTLERVGAHTGPDLDTLAEVQRRAPAARLIGAGGVRGVDDLQAAAQAGAVAWLVASALHDGRLPPVRAQGGGGCGPGA
- a CDS encoding formylmethanofuran dehydrogenase translates to MPIAFAIGMRLDPSPVWTCPFCPLLCDDRPASAPGCALAEAGLQACRWPVGAACPAARIDGQPATLEAALAAAAQRLARSRQPLIGGWGTDVAGARALTTLAEATGAFCDAAAGEALSQTLRVQQDRGGYTTTLAEVREHADLIVMVGRGVLTRAPRLLERVLDGRATPPQIVHLDAPGELPDTLVRLHLLVAEKTPAAAEALASPALATLAAQLKAARYAVLVWEPAQLGAHAALCIERLMQLLQRLNQTTRAAGLPIGGADGAMTAQYVHAWRTGLPLRSRHGPRGLEHDPLRFGAPRLLADGAVDLLLWVASFPGQVVGGVPAAAGLPRIVLGLPALAAQLGDARHTVFIPVATPGVHADGHLFRVDGAVLMPLHALQHDGLPGVAAVVDTLTQSLAPGRAAA
- a CDS encoding formylmethanofuran dehydrogenase subunit A, producing MSTIRLHGGRLHDPTNGVDGDVRDLVVRDGRIDRLAPGEPADESIDISGCVAMAGGIDLHTHIGGGKVNLARLLLPEHHRGGGDDPCRHVTPGTRDTGRRYVQMGYTAAFEPAMVATNARHAHMEMGDTPILDHGAYAMLGNDELFLQMLAEGAHPDEFRDLIGWTLHATKAMGVKVVNPGGISAFKFNQRRLNVDEPHRHWQVTPRQVVHTLARGLHALGVPHPLHIHGSNLGAAGNIASTLETIDALEGLPAHLTHVQFHAYGNEGPKKFSSAALALAEAVNARPQLSVDVGQIIFGHTVTASGDTMRQFANAGLANPRKAIFSDIECEAGCGVVPFRYREASYVNALQWAIGLEIFLLVRNPWQVVLTTDHPNGGPFTSYPHLIRLLMDRSFREEQLAKLHPEVAQFSALKSITRELTLQEIAILTRAAPAKLLGLRDRGHLGEGAAADIAVYRDDADRERMFTAPELVFKDGVLVSRAGRLTAEPVGGTHFVAPDYDLSFAQTLRRRHARHGSVNPDHLVIGHDELCACGRGGALLPVACLQGQDRGAP
- the fhcD gene encoding formylmethanofuran--tetrahydromethanopterin N-formyltransferase, which produces MTVLIDDTFAEAFPMKATRLLITAHNLTWARHAAVAATGFATSVIACGCEAGIERELSADETPDGRPGLAVLLFAMSGKELAKQVERRVGQCVLTCPTTAVFAGLREGEPIALGKNLRFFGDGWQQSKVIGGVRYWRVPVMDGEFVAQETTPVVKGVGGGNLLFLARDTDAALAAAEAAVTAMRRLPDVILPFPGGVVRSGSKVGSRYPVLMASTNDAFCPTLRGLAKRSELDERIGCVMEIVIDGLSEAAVAEAMRVGIEAGVALGTAGGLLRISAGNYGGKLGPFHFHLHHLYRVTP
- a CDS encoding formylmethanofuran dehydrogenase subunit C, which gives rise to MSGHRLTLRQTPALRLDLRGVLPDTLAGLSVAEVERLPLACGRDLVPLAEWFTVEATPTADADTVAALHLVGDLSRVDHIGHQMASGRLRIDGPVGDGLGVQMRGGVIRLHGSARDQVGCEMSGGELHIDGDIGDFAASTLPGSMDGMRGGLLAVCGCAGDRLADRMRRGTVLVGGAVGDFAASRLVAGTVVLGGRCGVHPAWGMRRGSVLFADPTVAPMSLPGFVTGGGEMAVAWQLMARDLARHTDFPALADLPRRAVHRLRGDLAVDGMGELLFVT
- the fae gene encoding formaldehyde-activating enzyme, producing the protein MSLPYTFHAGEATVLAAEGQFTDAMPEILIGRVDGPVGQAFANMMAQSKGHTAMFAIRACNQLVRPATITVPKVTLKDMANIDLFGGVVQSATADAVLDCVIEGLIPKDLVNELCIISLVWIDPRCAKDPSLDKRDMYRTNYEATKLALRRALNHEPTIDELIANRHAIRHDMDDWT
- a CDS encoding HAD family hydrolase — encoded protein: MLQIALFDLDHTLIPFDTGLAWTDFLIARGVFDDAVRVTYLDHCRQYAAGTLDIREMQRANVGALREVPPADVARWIDDFREHLRPRVPAATRALVDGHCARGDLCAIVTATPRFLAEPLAALFEVPHLLASESAVDARGHRTGEVEGEPCYRAHKIDHVQRWLAARGHSLQTVGRSWFYSDSANDLPLLQVVSDPVAVAPDARLRAHALAQGWPVIDPSPHCG